CCGCTTCGGCGCCGAGATCGAGGAAGGTGTGGAGATGCTGGAGGGCGATATCGAGCTCTTCGGCAGCATCACCTCTTCGGCTGTGAACTGGCAGGCCAAGATCGACCAGATGACCGACCGGGCGCTGGTGGCGAAATGGCCCATCGCGCGCATCGACCCGACGCTGCGCGCCCTCTTCCGCGCCGCCGGGGCCGAGTTCGTCGACAGCGACGCGCCGCCCCGGGTGGTGATCTCGGAATATGTCGACGTGGCCCGCGCCTTCTTTCCCGAGGGCCGCGAGGCGAAATTCGTCAACGCCGTGCTCGACCACATGGCCCGCGAGGCAAAGCCCGAGGCGTTCTGAGCGCGGCCCCGCCGCCGCTCTCCCGCACAATCACGACGGCAGCACCAGGTCGCGGGCCACCCTGCGACCCTGCGCCGCTTGCGCTTTGGCCAAAGACATTCCAGATTGGGGATATAGCAGGCAGGGGCGCCGCTTTGCCCTTGCCAAACCGACGCGGCGCGATACCTTCTTTCGCGCAGCAAGGAGATCTACCATGCCCCGCCTCGTGCGCCTCTACATCCTGCAAGTCTTCGCCGGGTTCGGCCTGTCGACGGTCTTCGTCGGCCTGCTGCTCTGGCTGAACGTCGCAAATCTCTATCATCTCGTGACCCATTCGGAGGCCGGCCTGCTGGCGGTGTTCCTGCTGTGGCTGTTCAACGGGCTGGTCTTTGCCGGGGTGCAGTTCGCGATCACCATCATGCGGATGGAAGACAAGGGCACGCCCCCCGCCGGCGGCAAGCGCCAGCGCCTGACCACGCTCACCCCCGCGCCGGTGCCGGCGGAAGCGCCCGGCAACCGCAAGGCACGCCGCCGTCTGCTCTGAGCGCGGCCTCCGCAGAGACCTTGAACGAAAGCGCCCCGAGGGGCGCTTTTTCGTTTCGGATCAATCTATTGGGAAATCTGCGGCGGGAACCACACCAACCGTGAGGTTATCTCATTCCCGAGGACCTGTATATACAGGTGGGCGCCAGGTAACCAGACCACGGTCCGGACAGAGCCAGCTCCCTCGGAATTGCTTAAGGCCACCGGAATGCAACCATGACACGAGAAGGGCAGAACCCGCCTGACCCCGAGATAGGATGCCGATGCGGGCGCGGCAAGAGCCCATCGCGCAAATCGTGACCGCAGCCCGCGCGCTTGCATTTGTTCACGTAATGTTCATACTCTTCGCTCATGACACTCGCCCCCGACTCTC
The window above is part of the Salipiger abyssi genome. Proteins encoded here:
- the nusB gene encoding transcription antitermination factor NusB, which produces MTTPDAPPALSGNQKRRMKSASRLYAVQALYQMEAAGQTAEKVQSEFLDYRFGAEIEEGVEMLEGDIELFGSITSSAVNWQAKIDQMTDRALVAKWPIARIDPTLRALFRAAGAEFVDSDAPPRVVISEYVDVARAFFPEGREAKFVNAVLDHMAREAKPEAF